CCGCGCTGGCTACATTCTTCGCGACGAGAACGGTGAGGAAGTGGGGGAGCTTACCTCCGGTGCTCTCTCGCCGACCCTCGGATACCCGATTGCCCTCGCCTACGTGGAGCCGGGCCTCGCGAATGAAGGTCAGGAGCTTTCGATCGATGTGCGCGGCAAAGCGCTCCCGGCAACCGTCGTACCACTCCCGTTTTACTCCCGCGCCAAGTAGTGCTTGAGGCTGCCTACCAGGAGGCGGCCCGTAGGATTTTCACGAAGTTACGCTTCACACACTCTGAAAGGAACAAAGATGTCGGATCTGAAGTACAGCAAGGACCACGAATGGGTACGCGATGAAGGCGACGGCACCGCGACGATCGGCGTGACCGACTTCGCCGCCGATCAGCTCGGCGACGTCGTCTACGTCGATCTGCCCTCCGTTGGTGAAGAGGTCGAGGCCGGCACCGAGATGGGTGAGATTGAATCGACCAAGTCGGTTTCCGATCTGTTCGCGCCGCTCTCGGGCGAGGTCACCGAGGTGAACGAGGAGGTCGTCGAGAGCCCGGAGAAGGTTAACGAGGATCCCTTCGGCGAGGCGTGGCTCATCAAGGTCAAGGTCACGGAGACCCCCGACGACCTTCTCTCGGCTGAGGAATACACCGAACTGACCAGCAAGTAAAAATATTGAGGAGTTTCCCGTTCATGTCTGAACACCACAGCAACGTCGCTGTCGACGACTCGGCGATCGAAGGTCTTCACTCGTTTGTTCGTCGCCATGTTGGTACGACGAGCGACGCGCAAAAGACCATGCTCGAGGCACTTGGTCTCGACTCGCTCGCTGCGCTCCTTGAGAAGGCCGTGCCCGGCACGATCCTTCTCGACGAGGGCCTGGATTCCTTGCTTCCCGAGGGGGCGAGCGAAGCCGAGGCTCTCGAGGAGCTTCGCGCGCTCGCGAAAAAGAACACCGTGAAGCGTTCGCTCATTGGCCACGGTTATTACGGCACGTACACGCCGTCGGTCATCCAGCGAAACATCCTTGAGAATCCCGCCTGGTACACGGCCTACACGCCCTACCAGCCCGAGATCTCGCAGGGCCGGCTCGAGGCGCTGCTCAACTACCAGACCATGATCGGGGACCTCACCGGTCTCGAGATCGCGAACTCGTCGATGCTCGACGAGGCCACCGCGGCCGCCGAGGCGATGCTGCTTGCGCGTCGCGCGGCGCGAGGCAACAAGTCGAACGTGTTCCTCGTGGACACGGACGTTCTACCCACGACTCGCGCAGTGCTCGGTGGCCGTGCCGAAGCGGTCGGCATCGAGCTTCAGGACGTCGACTTCGCAAAGGACGGCGCTCCCGAAGGCGAGTACTTCGGTGCGCTTTTGCAGTACCCGGGCGCTTCGGGCCGAGTGTGGGATCCGCGCGAGGTCATCGCCGCGGTCAAGGCGAATAAAGCGAAAGCCGTCGTAGCCGCTGACCTCCTCGCGCTCACGCTCCTCGCCTCGCCGGGTGAACTCGGCGCCGATGTCGCCGTGGGTAATTCGCAGCGCTTTGGTGTTCCGCTCGGCTTCGGCGGCCCGCACGCGGGCTACATGGCCGTCTCCAAGGGCCTTGAGCGCCAGATTCCCGGCCGTCTCGTGGGTATCTCGCTGGACGCGGAAGGAAACCCCGCTTACCGCCTCGCTCTCCAGACCCGTGAGCAGCACATTCGCCGCGAAAAGGCCACGAGTAACATCTGCACTGCCCAGGTTCTTCTCGCCGTCATGGCTTCGATGTACGCCGTGTACCACGGCCCGGATGGGCTGCGGCAGATTGCGAGCGAAGTCGCGGGGCGCACCGCGTCGCTCGCTACGTGGCTCACGTCCAATGGCTTCCAACTGGCGCACGAGACGTTCTTCGACACGATCGAAGTGCGTGTGAACGGTAAAGCCGGCGTGATCGCTAAGGCGTTCGATGAGCGCGGTATTCTCGTCGCTCAGCCGAACGAGGATACGATTCACGTGAGCCTCGATGAAACGGTGACGCCTCGTGCGCTTCGCGAGATTGCCGAGGTTTTCTCGCAGTTCTCGCCCTCACACGTGGGGGATGTCGAACTTGAAGACTGGGTCGAGCCCGGAGAGACCTGGGGCGAACTCACGCGCACCTCGACCTACCTCGAGGCGCCGGTGTTCAACTCGTTCCGTTCGGAGACCGCGATGATGCGCTACCTGCGCCGCCTTGCGGACAAGGATTACGCGCTCGACCGCGGCATGATTCCCCTCGGTTCGTGCACGATGAAGCTCAACGCCGCAACTGAAATGGCCGCGATCACGTGGCCCGAGTTCAACGCGATCCATCCCGCCGCTCCCGCGAGCGACGTCGAAGGTTACGTCGAGCTCATTACTCAGCTCGAAACCTGGCTCGCGGATGTCACGGGCTACGACACCGTGTCGCTTCAGCCGAACGCTGGCTCGCAGGGAGAGTACGCGGGTCTCCTCGCGATCCGTGCGTACCACGCGAGCCGCGGCGAGTCTGCGCGAACCGTGTGCCTCGTGCCGAGTTCGGCCCACGGCACCAACGCCGCTTCCGCGGTCCTCGCGGGCCTGCGCGTCGTGGTCGTTGCGAGCGATGCCAACGGCAACGTGGATCTCGATGACCTCAAGCAGAAGATCAAGGATCACGCCGATGAACTCGCGTGCATCATGATCACGTACCCGTCGACCCACGGCGTGTACGAGTCCGAGGTCCGTACGATCACGCAGCTCGTGCACGATGCTGGCGGTCAGGTGTACGTCGATGGAGCGAACCTCAACGCACTCCTCGAAGTGGCGAAGCCGGGCGAATTCGGCGGCGACGTTTCGCACCTGAACCTGCACAAGACGTTCTGCATTCCGCACGGTGGTGGCGGGCCGGGCGTCGGACCCGTTGCGGCGAAAGCCCACCTCGCGCCCTTCCTACCGGGCCACCCGGACATGCAGAACCCCGAACACCCGGTGATCGGCGGCGCAGACCGCACCCACGGTGGTGCGCCCGTGTCGCAGGCGCCGTACGGTTCTCCGTCGATCCTCCCGATCCCGTGGACCTACATCCGCCTCATGGGTGCGAAGGGCCTGCGTCACGCGACCGCGTCGGCGGTGCTCGCCGCGAACTACATGGCGAAGAGGCTCAGCGAAAAATTCGAGATTCTCTACCGCGGCGAAAACGGTCTCGTGGCCCACGAGTGCATCGTGGACCTGCGCCCCTTCACCGACCGCACGGGGATCACCGTCGACGATGTCGCAAAGCGCCTCATCGACTACGGCTTCCACGCGCCGACCATGAGCTTCCCCGTTGCGGGCACGCTCATGATCGAGCCGACCGAATCGGAGGATCTGTGGGAGATCGAACGCTTTATCCTCGCGATGCACCGCATCGCCGATGAAGCCGAGAAAGTGGTGTCGGGCGAATGGCCAAAGGACGACAATCCGCTCGTGAATGCCCCGCACACCGCGTACTCCGTGTCGCGTGAAGAGTGGGATCACCCTTACTCGCGCGACGAGGCGGTGTACCCGGGCGTGAACGCTGCGAGCGAAGCCGGCTATGACCCGGATTTCCACATGACGCAGCAGATGCAGTACCAGGCGAAGTACTGGCCGCCCGTGAGGCGCATTGACCAGGCCTACGGCGACCGCAACCTCGTGTGCTCGTGCCAGCCGCTTGATGCCTACGACCAGGGCTGATAGCGCGATGTGAGAGTGGGGCGTTCCTTCGGGGGCGCCCCACTTTTGTGTCCCGAGTCCACAACATGAACGAACGTGAACGGAAGTTTGGTGACGGGTCGGAACTCTCATAGGTTTATGGCCATGACAGAGATACTCACCACACACGCGGGCTCGCTTCCGCGCACCAAGGAACTGATCGACGCGAACTACAACAGGGAACTCGAGGCCGACGGCTTCACCCCGAAAAAGTCGCCTGAGTTTGAGCGCGTTCTCGCCGATGCCGTGGATGGCGTCGTTGCTCGCCAGAAGGAGATTGGCATTTCAGTGCCGGGCGATGGCGAATACGGCAAGGCGATGGGCTCGGCCATCAACTACGGCTCGTGGTGGTCGTACATTTACGACCGCACCGAGGGGCTTGAGCTCACGGGAACCGATTTCTTCAACGCCGAGCCGCATCGAAGTGAGCCGGGCAACATCGTGCTCACGAGCTTCGATGATCGCCGCGACCGCAGTCTCTTCCCCGGTGCCTACGCTGACCCGGTTACGGGTGTTCCCACGACTAACGACAAGCCGGAAACCTTCATCGTCCCCGCGGCCACCGGCAAGGTAGCGTTCTCTGAGCTCGGCAAGGAGCTGTGCGCGAACGACATCACGAACTTCTCGCACGCACTTGAGAAGTCGGGCTACAAGCAGGGCTACCTCTCGACCCTTTCGCCGGGCTCGGGCGCGCGCATCCACGACGAGTACTACGGCGACCCGGACGCGTTCCTCGATGCGTGGGTTGACGTGATGCGCCCCGAATACAAGGCCATCACCGATGCGGGCATCCAGATCCAGATCGATGATCCGTCGCTTGCCGAGAACTTTGACCAGATCAATCCGGAGCCAAGCGTTGAGGACTACCTCGCGTTCACGAAGAAGCGCGTGGAGGCGATCAACCGCGCGATCGACGGTATCCCGCGCGAGCTCGTGCGTCTGCACACGTGCTGGGGTTCGTGGCACGGCCCGCACGTCACGGACTTTGAGTTCAAGTACCTCGCGGAACTCATGCTCGAGGTCAACGCAAAGTACTACTCGTTCGAGGCGGCGAACGTGCGCCACGAGCACGAGTGGGTCGTGTGGAAGGATGTCACGCTCCCTGAGGATTGCGTGATCGTGCCCGGCATCGTTTCGCACTCGACCAACGTCGTCGAGCATCCGGAACTCGTCGCGCAGCGCATCGAGCGTTTTGCCGACATCGTGGGCCCCGAGCGCGTGATTGCCTCGACCGACTGTGGTCTCGGTGGCCGTATCCATCCGGAGATCGCGTGGGCGAAGCTCGAAAGCCTCGTGGAAGGTGCGGGCATCGCTTCGGCGAAATACTGAGTTTTTAGGCGGGAAATCACCGAGAAAACGGGGGCGTGACGCGCAGCGTTCACGCCCCCGTTACGTGTCCGACACGTGTCTTTCCCACGGCCGTTGCTCCCGAGGGACACAATGAGGAACGTGAAAATCCTCGTCGTTGCCGAATCGTTCCTTCCGCACATGAATGGCGTCACCAACTCGGTGCTCAGGGTTGTCGAGTGCTTTGCGCGCTCCGGCCACGAGGTCAGGATCGTCGCGCCAGGCGCCCCGGGTATCCCGAACGAACTAACGTTCGGCGCGGAACGTGTGCCGGTCATACCCGTGCTGTCACTACCGATGATGGGGTACGGGCAGGTGCGCATGAGCGCGACCACGAACTACCGGATTCGTTCGATTATCGACGATTTTCATCCCGACGTCGTGCACCTCGCGTGCCCGGCCCTCCTCGGTAACGCCGCCTCGAAGGCCGCCGTCAAGCGTGGCATCCCCACGGTCGCCATCTACCAAACCGACCTCCCGGGCTACACGCGCAAATACGGCGCTCCCGTGCTCGAAGAAGCGATGTGGATGTTCCTTCGCGACATTCATAACCGCTGCGAGATCAATCTCGCGCCCTCCTCGAGCACCCGCAATCAGATCGTCGAGCACGGCATTGAGCGCGTGCAGATTTGGCGACGCGGAGTTGATACTTCGCAGTTCTCGCCCACGCGCCGCAGCGAGAAGCTTCGTAAGCGCCTCGCTCCGAATGGTGAGAAACTCGTCGTGTACGTGGGGCGTCTTGCCGCCGAAAAGCAGGTAGACGACCTCGCCATTCTCGAGTCGATGCCGAATGTGCGTCTCGTGATCGTGGGGGAGGGGCCCCTCGAGGCGCAGCTTCGTTCTGCCATGCCAGGCGCCTATTTTGCGGGCTTCAAGAAGGGAGCCGAACTCGCAGAAATCGTTGCCTCGTGCGACCTCTTCGTGCATACGGGTGAGCTCGAGACGTTCTGCCAGACGATCCAAGAGGCCATGGCCTCAGGCCTTCCCGCGATCGCTCCTCGCTCGGGTGGCCCGATCGACCTCATCGACCACTCGCACACGGGTTGGCTTTACACGCCCGGCAAGCTTGAGGAGCTTCGCGCGTACGTCGAGGATCTTCTCGGTGACGACACGAAACGCGGGCATTTCGCTGCAGCTGCGCAGGAATCGGTGCGGCAGCGGACGTGGCCCGTTCTCGCGGAGCAGCTTCTCGGCTTTTATCGCGAGGCGGCGCGTCTTCACGAGGCCGCGCACGCCGCGTAACGCTCGCCCTTCTCCCGTGCCACTCGCCTTCCGTACCAATGTGAAGGTCACGGTGTGAGGGCAGGCCGAGTAGCTCATGGCCTCGGCATGTTTTCCACCCTCAAAGGTGGAGGTGGGGGCGCCAAGCCGGGCTTGCCGTAGAACGGCGACGCGGCCGGGCATTTAGCGAGCGGAGCAGGCAAACCTCACAAAGGCGTCGAGGAGGCGCACGGGGGCATCGACTCCCTGGTTCGAGCCGCGCCACCTCTCGATCTCACGCGCGAACGACTCGGGATCACGATCACTCGGTGTGAGCGCGCTCGTGGTCGCCCATCTCGTGGCAATCGCGGGCGTAATTTCGGGATGAAACTGCACGCCCCATGCCGCCTCCCCCGCGCGGAAGGCCTCGAGTCGGCCCTCCTCATCGCGAGCGAGGGGCACGATTGGTGCGCCGCTCGGGGTTGCACTCGGGAGCGCCGAAACTTCGTCCTGGTGCCATTGGAAGGCCTGAAACGCTTGGTGCGGTGCAC
The window above is part of the Dermabacter vaginalis genome. Proteins encoded here:
- the gcvH gene encoding glycine cleavage system protein GcvH, with protein sequence MSDLKYSKDHEWVRDEGDGTATIGVTDFAADQLGDVVYVDLPSVGEEVEAGTEMGEIESTKSVSDLFAPLSGEVTEVNEEVVESPEKVNEDPFGEAWLIKVKVTETPDDLLSAEEYTELTSK
- the gcvP gene encoding aminomethyl-transferring glycine dehydrogenase, which encodes MSEHHSNVAVDDSAIEGLHSFVRRHVGTTSDAQKTMLEALGLDSLAALLEKAVPGTILLDEGLDSLLPEGASEAEALEELRALAKKNTVKRSLIGHGYYGTYTPSVIQRNILENPAWYTAYTPYQPEISQGRLEALLNYQTMIGDLTGLEIANSSMLDEATAAAEAMLLARRAARGNKSNVFLVDTDVLPTTRAVLGGRAEAVGIELQDVDFAKDGAPEGEYFGALLQYPGASGRVWDPREVIAAVKANKAKAVVAADLLALTLLASPGELGADVAVGNSQRFGVPLGFGGPHAGYMAVSKGLERQIPGRLVGISLDAEGNPAYRLALQTREQHIRREKATSNICTAQVLLAVMASMYAVYHGPDGLRQIASEVAGRTASLATWLTSNGFQLAHETFFDTIEVRVNGKAGVIAKAFDERGILVAQPNEDTIHVSLDETVTPRALREIAEVFSQFSPSHVGDVELEDWVEPGETWGELTRTSTYLEAPVFNSFRSETAMMRYLRRLADKDYALDRGMIPLGSCTMKLNAATEMAAITWPEFNAIHPAAPASDVEGYVELITQLETWLADVTGYDTVSLQPNAGSQGEYAGLLAIRAYHASRGESARTVCLVPSSAHGTNAASAVLAGLRVVVVASDANGNVDLDDLKQKIKDHADELACIMITYPSTHGVYESEVRTITQLVHDAGGQVYVDGANLNALLEVAKPGEFGGDVSHLNLHKTFCIPHGGGGPGVGPVAAKAHLAPFLPGHPDMQNPEHPVIGGADRTHGGAPVSQAPYGSPSILPIPWTYIRLMGAKGLRHATASAVLAANYMAKRLSEKFEILYRGENGLVAHECIVDLRPFTDRTGITVDDVAKRLIDYGFHAPTMSFPVAGTLMIEPTESEDLWEIERFILAMHRIADEAEKVVSGEWPKDDNPLVNAPHTAYSVSREEWDHPYSRDEAVYPGVNAASEAGYDPDFHMTQQMQYQAKYWPPVRRIDQAYGDRNLVCSCQPLDAYDQG
- a CDS encoding cobalamin-independent methionine synthase II family protein, yielding MTEILTTHAGSLPRTKELIDANYNRELEADGFTPKKSPEFERVLADAVDGVVARQKEIGISVPGDGEYGKAMGSAINYGSWWSYIYDRTEGLELTGTDFFNAEPHRSEPGNIVLTSFDDRRDRSLFPGAYADPVTGVPTTNDKPETFIVPAATGKVAFSELGKELCANDITNFSHALEKSGYKQGYLSTLSPGSGARIHDEYYGDPDAFLDAWVDVMRPEYKAITDAGIQIQIDDPSLAENFDQINPEPSVEDYLAFTKKRVEAINRAIDGIPRELVRLHTCWGSWHGPHVTDFEFKYLAELMLEVNAKYYSFEAANVRHEHEWVVWKDVTLPEDCVIVPGIVSHSTNVVEHPELVAQRIERFADIVGPERVIASTDCGLGGRIHPEIAWAKLESLVEGAGIASAKY
- a CDS encoding glycosyltransferase family 4 protein; the protein is MKILVVAESFLPHMNGVTNSVLRVVECFARSGHEVRIVAPGAPGIPNELTFGAERVPVIPVLSLPMMGYGQVRMSATTNYRIRSIIDDFHPDVVHLACPALLGNAASKAAVKRGIPTVAIYQTDLPGYTRKYGAPVLEEAMWMFLRDIHNRCEINLAPSSSTRNQIVEHGIERVQIWRRGVDTSQFSPTRRSEKLRKRLAPNGEKLVVYVGRLAAEKQVDDLAILESMPNVRLVIVGEGPLEAQLRSAMPGAYFAGFKKGAELAEIVASCDLFVHTGELETFCQTIQEAMASGLPAIAPRSGGPIDLIDHSHTGWLYTPGKLEELRAYVEDLLGDDTKRGHFAAAAQESVRQRTWPVLAEQLLGFYREAARLHEAAHAA